The Pseudomonas eucalypticola genome has a window encoding:
- a CDS encoding MFS transporter: protein MRNTSVDIKAWIDNRPVGAYQWLIMVLCFLVVVFDGLDVAVMGFIAPSLTQEWGLTKAAFGPVMSAGMIGLAIGALTAGPYADRLGRKKILLIAVTGFAVLSLACAFARNPWELAGLRLLSGVALGAAMPNTTTLLSEFLPQRNRSLFITVMFTGFNLGSGGGGLVAAWLIPAHGWQSVLLVGGVLPLALLPFLWLLLPESPRFLATRNASAASIAKVLNKLGGRFDANTVFTLSEPPAQNKAPVSQLFTTTYRTGTLALWATYFMGLMVIYLTMGWLPTLLRDGGLPIERAATITGLFQIGGTVGAIVVGWIMDRRNPNRVIATSYALGGACILLLGAFSLESSLLAVGVIAAGFFMSGAQTGLNAFAPNYYPTDFRATGVSWMLGIGRFGAIFGSLIGGAVLSMGLSLPALFAMLGVPAFFAAVAILANGVARRRASQALAV, encoded by the coding sequence ATGCGCAACACCTCCGTCGACATCAAGGCGTGGATCGACAACCGCCCCGTAGGCGCTTACCAGTGGCTGATCATGGTGCTGTGTTTCCTGGTCGTCGTGTTCGATGGCCTGGACGTGGCCGTGATGGGCTTCATCGCACCGTCGCTGACCCAGGAATGGGGCCTGACCAAGGCCGCGTTCGGCCCGGTGATGAGCGCCGGCATGATCGGCCTGGCCATCGGCGCCCTGACCGCAGGCCCTTACGCGGACCGTCTGGGCCGCAAGAAAATCCTGTTGATTGCGGTCACCGGTTTCGCAGTATTGAGCCTGGCTTGCGCCTTCGCTCGCAATCCCTGGGAACTGGCCGGACTGCGTCTGTTGTCTGGCGTGGCCCTTGGCGCGGCCATGCCTAACACCACCACGCTGCTGTCGGAGTTCCTGCCACAGCGCAACCGCTCGCTGTTCATCACCGTGATGTTCACTGGCTTCAACCTGGGCTCCGGTGGCGGCGGCCTGGTGGCAGCCTGGTTGATTCCGGCCCACGGCTGGCAGTCGGTGCTGCTGGTAGGGGGGGTGCTGCCGTTGGCACTGCTGCCGTTCCTGTGGCTGTTGCTGCCGGAGTCCCCCCGTTTCCTGGCGACCCGCAATGCCTCGGCGGCCAGCATCGCCAAGGTACTGAACAAGCTGGGCGGACGCTTCGATGCCAATACCGTGTTCACCCTCAGCGAGCCTCCGGCGCAGAACAAGGCCCCGGTCAGCCAGTTGTTCACTACCACTTACCGCACCGGTACCCTTGCGCTATGGGCCACCTACTTCATGGGCCTGATGGTGATCTACCTGACCATGGGCTGGCTGCCGACCTTGTTGCGTGACGGCGGCCTGCCTATCGAGCGTGCGGCGACCATCACCGGGCTGTTCCAGATCGGCGGCACCGTGGGCGCCATCGTGGTGGGCTGGATCATGGACCGTCGCAACCCCAACCGCGTCATCGCCACCTCGTATGCCCTGGGCGGTGCCTGCATCCTGTTGCTGGGCGCCTTCAGCCTGGAGTCGAGCTTGCTGGCCGTAGGCGTGATCGCCGCTGGTTTCTTCATGAGCGGTGCGCAAACCGGCCTCAACGCATTCGCCCCCAACTACTACCCCACGGACTTCCGTGCCACGGGCGTCAGCTGGATGCTGGGCATCGGTCGCTTCGGCGCCATCTTCGGCTCGCTGATCGGCGGCGCCGTGCTCAGCATGGGCCTGAGCCTGCCAGCCCTGTTCGCCATGCTCGGCGTACCGGCGTTCTTCGCTGCCGTGGCGATCCTGGCCAACGGCGTGGCCCGGCGTCGCGCCAGCCAGGCCTTGGCGGTCTGA
- a CDS encoding OprD family porin, with protein sequence MKMTFKPRLVGTLALVAALPLDGMAEGFVDDASVNLNLRNFYLNRNFTNPGYGQNQAEEWTQSFILDARSGFTQGVVGFGVDVLGLYSIKLNGGGGSGGSQLLPVDHDGDPASTFGRLGVAGKMKISQTELKVGEWMPVLPILRSDDGRSLPQTFQGGQVTSKEISGLTLYGGQFRQNSPRNDSSMTDMFMQGNTTGTSDRFNFAGAEYTFNDKHTMIGAWNAQLKDVYQQQYVQLLHSQTVGAWTLGANLGYFWGKEDGSALDGDLDNRTLSGMFSARYGGGTLWVGLQKLTGKNAWMRVNGTSGGTLANDSYNSSFDSAQEHSWQLRYDYNFAALGIPGLTLMNRYISGSNVHSGTITDGKEWGRESEIAYTLQSGTFKDLNVRLRNSSIRRDYSTNEFDENRLIVSYPLSLF encoded by the coding sequence ATGAAAATGACATTCAAGCCTCGTCTGGTCGGTACCTTGGCATTGGTCGCGGCGTTGCCGCTGGATGGCATGGCCGAAGGGTTCGTCGACGACGCCAGCGTCAACCTCAACCTGCGCAACTTCTACCTGAACCGTAACTTCACCAATCCCGGCTATGGCCAGAATCAGGCGGAGGAGTGGACCCAGAGCTTCATTCTCGACGCCCGCTCCGGCTTCACCCAGGGGGTGGTGGGCTTCGGTGTCGATGTGCTGGGGCTGTATTCGATCAAGCTCAACGGTGGCGGCGGCAGCGGCGGCTCGCAGTTGCTGCCGGTGGACCACGACGGTGACCCGGCGTCCACCTTCGGGCGCCTTGGCGTGGCCGGCAAGATGAAAATCAGCCAGACCGAATTGAAAGTCGGCGAATGGATGCCGGTGCTGCCCATTCTGCGTTCCGACGACGGCCGTTCGCTGCCCCAGACCTTCCAGGGCGGCCAGGTGACGTCGAAGGAAATCAGCGGCCTGACGCTCTATGGCGGCCAGTTCCGGCAGAACAGCCCGCGCAATGACTCGAGCATGACCGACATGTTCATGCAGGGGAACACCACGGGTACGTCTGACCGTTTCAACTTCGCCGGTGCCGAATACACCTTTAACGACAAGCATACGATGATTGGCGCCTGGAACGCCCAGCTCAAGGATGTCTACCAGCAGCAATACGTGCAGTTGCTGCACAGCCAGACCGTAGGGGCGTGGACCCTGGGTGCCAACCTGGGCTATTTCTGGGGCAAGGAGGATGGCAGCGCCCTGGATGGCGACCTGGACAACCGCACCCTGTCCGGGATGTTCTCCGCCCGTTACGGCGGCGGTACCCTGTGGGTGGGCCTGCAGAAGCTGACCGGCAAGAACGCCTGGATGCGCGTGAACGGCACCAGTGGCGGCACCTTGGCCAACGACAGCTACAACTCCAGCTTCGACAGCGCCCAGGAGCATTCCTGGCAGCTGCGCTATGACTATAACTTCGCGGCGCTGGGCATTCCCGGGCTGACCCTGATGAACCGCTACATCAGCGGCAGCAATGTGCACAGTGGCACCATCACCGATGGCAAGGAGTGGGGCCGCGAGAGTGAAATCGCCTACACCCTGCAAAGCGGCACCTTCAAGGACCTCAACGTGCGGCTGCGCAACTCCAGCATTCGCCGCGACTACAGCACCAACGAGTTCGACGAAAACCGCCTGATCGTCAGCTACCCCTTGTCGCTGTTCTGA
- a CDS encoding TonB-dependent siderophore receptor — MNGSKRSGALRRTHGLILAGLLAPFPLSALAETVAQTAAPVELESLTIEGNKLYDMPPSEQTGGYTVQGATVGTKTPAPLKDIPQSISTYTNEYIKDRKFVHLDDLAKYTAGLRVLTNDSGRSSIYSRGYEYDEYQIDGLPAPMTSIFGTVPSLAAYDRVEVMRGPAGLFSSTSELGGIVNMVRKRPTADFQGSVEASYGTFDTNHEQVDVSGPLDSQGRVRGRFIASRDDTNGMVDYNAADSETYYGALDIDLDDATQLSFGLNHEVKNITPNNGYPTDTSGNLLNFSHSKFLGADWNYFDGKATDFTAELTHHFDNGGNGRIALRTSDRDADYLYAFTRAGVSSTGTATEGYTGREFTENTVSMDASYSQPFEAMGNVSEFVVGTDYKNYHNYYKNAAGVLGTINVNTYDPTQFAEPSNIYGTSTATKVGTQSEEYGLYSKLTFRPIADLALIGGARLSYYKGSGYTTTLASGAQTDYDQTISAHVTPYGGAVYDLDANNSLYFSYSQVFKPQTESNQAGNVLKPRTGEQYEAGIKGSYFGGDLNTRVSVFQLTDKNRATTPYDENGAAITTYDVAGGKTRIRGAEFEVSGKITPNWDVIAGYTYMDTKVLSGDDVTTFQTMPKHQASLWNKYTIAAGPLEGLAIGSGVTAMSDFYMDTSTYRVAAPGYATVDAKLSYPITKKLTATLDGTNLLNRDYYSRVGSAATFNFLGQSRAFSIGARYEF; from the coding sequence ATGAACGGAAGTAAACGTAGCGGTGCCCTGCGACGCACCCATGGCTTGATTCTGGCCGGCCTGCTGGCGCCATTCCCGCTCAGCGCCCTGGCCGAGACGGTGGCCCAGACCGCCGCGCCGGTGGAGCTGGAGAGCCTGACCATCGAAGGCAACAAGCTCTACGACATGCCGCCCTCGGAGCAGACCGGCGGCTATACCGTGCAAGGCGCCACCGTGGGCACCAAGACCCCGGCACCGCTCAAGGACATTCCGCAATCCATTTCCACCTACACCAACGAGTACATCAAGGACCGCAAGTTCGTGCACCTCGATGACCTGGCCAAGTACACCGCCGGGCTGCGCGTGCTGACCAACGACAGCGGTCGTTCGTCCATCTATTCGCGTGGCTACGAGTATGACGAGTACCAGATCGACGGCCTACCGGCGCCCATGACCAGTATCTTCGGCACCGTGCCGTCCCTGGCGGCCTACGACCGCGTGGAAGTAATGCGCGGCCCCGCCGGGCTGTTCAGCAGCACCAGCGAGCTGGGCGGGATCGTCAACATGGTGCGCAAGCGCCCCACCGCCGACTTCCAGGGCAGCGTCGAGGCCAGCTATGGCACCTTCGATACCAACCACGAGCAGGTCGACGTGTCCGGCCCACTGGACTCCCAAGGCCGCGTGCGTGGCCGTTTCATCGCATCGCGTGACGACACCAACGGCATGGTGGACTACAACGCGGCCGACAGCGAAACCTACTACGGCGCCCTGGACATCGACCTGGACGACGCCACCCAGTTGTCGTTCGGCCTGAACCACGAGGTGAAGAACATCACCCCGAACAACGGCTACCCGACCGACACCAGCGGCAACCTGCTGAACTTCAGCCACTCCAAGTTCCTGGGCGCCGACTGGAACTACTTCGACGGCAAGGCCACCGACTTCACCGCCGAACTGACCCACCACTTCGATAACGGCGGCAACGGCCGCATTGCCCTGCGCACCTCGGATCGCGACGCCGATTACCTGTACGCCTTCACCCGCGCCGGCGTCTCCAGCACCGGCACCGCAACGGAAGGCTACACCGGCCGCGAGTTCACCGAGAACACCGTGTCGATGGACGCCAGCTACAGCCAGCCGTTCGAGGCCATGGGCAACGTCAGCGAGTTCGTGGTGGGCACCGACTACAAGAACTACCACAACTACTACAAGAACGCCGCCGGGGTGCTGGGCACCATCAACGTCAACACCTACGACCCGACGCAGTTCGCCGAGCCAAGCAACATTTATGGCACCAGCACCGCCACCAAGGTCGGTACCCAGTCCGAAGAATATGGCCTGTACTCCAAGCTGACCTTCCGCCCGATCGCCGACCTGGCCCTGATCGGTGGCGCGCGCCTGAGCTACTACAAGGGCAGCGGCTACACCACGACGCTGGCCAGCGGCGCGCAGACCGACTACGACCAGACCATCAGCGCCCACGTGACCCCGTATGGCGGCGCGGTCTACGACCTGGACGCGAACAACTCGCTGTATTTCAGCTACTCGCAGGTGTTCAAGCCGCAGACCGAAAGCAACCAGGCGGGCAATGTGCTCAAGCCGCGCACCGGCGAGCAATATGAAGCCGGTATCAAGGGGAGCTACTTCGGTGGTGACCTGAACACCCGCGTCTCGGTGTTCCAACTGACCGACAAGAACCGTGCGACCACCCCGTACGACGAAAACGGCGCGGCCATCACCACGTATGACGTGGCCGGCGGCAAGACCCGCATTCGCGGCGCCGAGTTCGAAGTCAGCGGCAAGATCACCCCGAACTGGGACGTGATCGCCGGCTACACCTACATGGACACCAAGGTCCTCAGCGGCGACGACGTCACGACCTTCCAGACCATGCCCAAGCACCAGGCATCGCTGTGGAACAAATACACGATCGCAGCCGGCCCGCTGGAAGGCCTGGCCATCGGCAGTGGCGTCACCGCCATGAGCGATTTCTACATGGACACCAGCACCTATCGTGTCGCGGCCCCAGGCTACGCCACCGTCGACGCCAAACTATCCTACCCGATCACCAAGAAACTCACCGCCACCCTGGACGGCACCAACTTGCTCAACCGCGATTATTATTCGCGTGTAGGCTCGGCGGCGACGTTCAACTTCCTGGGCCAGTCGCGTGCATTCAGCATCGGCGCCCGGTACGAGTTCTAA
- the fes gene encoding enterochelin esterase, giving the protein MHELLARKDLGSETWWQALAEQGTPLVGPAQAGQHAVTFVWRDPRGSAATSPTRRVWINITGLTDHHRQCPPQSLARVDGTDLWLWQTHIDANWRGSYSFMPSDDDRDYDGFDAQGNLDLNALRPWWRATFPLAEHDPLNRTRPWTGGRGLGVSGLHMPQAPAHPAWEAVDSGLAAPATLQCHTWNSARLGNSRRVWLFSTGREQDPGRPLAVLLDGAFWTGALPLAAPLQALTDAGQLPHAVYLFVDSIDTAHRSRELACNPAFWLALQEELLPQVQTWQAHARAAATTVVAGQSFGGLASLYAGLQWPQCFGCVLAQSGSFWWPRGEPEQQLPQRVAAGLGQGQALNLFMEAGLREPVIHAANDHMVQALRAAGHHPRYRVVNGGHDALCWRQGLLDGLCALWADLLPAA; this is encoded by the coding sequence ATGCACGAGCTCCTGGCACGCAAGGACCTGGGCAGCGAAACGTGGTGGCAGGCGCTGGCCGAGCAGGGTACCCCCCTGGTCGGCCCGGCGCAGGCTGGGCAGCACGCCGTGACGTTCGTCTGGCGTGACCCCCGTGGCAGCGCCGCCACATCGCCCACCCGCCGCGTCTGGATCAACATCACCGGCCTGACCGACCACCACCGCCAGTGTCCGCCGCAGAGCCTTGCGCGGGTCGATGGCACCGACCTCTGGCTGTGGCAGACGCATATCGACGCGAACTGGCGCGGCAGCTACAGCTTCATGCCCAGCGACGATGACCGCGACTATGACGGTTTCGACGCCCAGGGCAACCTCGATCTCAACGCCCTGCGCCCCTGGTGGCGCGCGACGTTTCCCCTGGCTGAACACGACCCCCTGAACCGCACCCGGCCCTGGACCGGCGGGCGGGGGCTGGGCGTGTCCGGCTTGCACATGCCCCAGGCACCGGCACACCCGGCCTGGGAAGCGGTGGACAGCGGCCTGGCCGCACCCGCGACCTTGCAGTGCCATACCTGGAACAGCGCACGGTTGGGCAACAGCCGCCGCGTCTGGCTGTTCAGTACGGGCCGCGAACAGGACCCTGGCCGGCCCCTGGCCGTGCTGCTGGACGGCGCCTTCTGGACCGGCGCCTTGCCCCTGGCGGCTCCGCTGCAAGCCCTGACCGACGCCGGCCAGTTGCCGCACGCCGTGTACCTGTTCGTCGACAGCATCGACACCGCCCATCGCAGCCGCGAACTGGCCTGCAACCCGGCGTTCTGGTTGGCCCTGCAGGAAGAACTGTTGCCCCAGGTGCAGACGTGGCAGGCCCATGCTCGCGCCGCCGCGACCACCGTGGTGGCCGGGCAGAGCTTCGGTGGCCTGGCCTCGTTGTACGCCGGCCTGCAATGGCCCCAGTGCTTTGGCTGCGTATTGGCCCAGTCCGGTTCGTTCTGGTGGCCGCGCGGCGAACCCGAGCAGCAACTTCCCCAGCGTGTGGCGGCAGGCCTCGGCCAGGGCCAGGCGCTGAACCTGTTCATGGAAGCCGGGCTGCGCGAGCCGGTCATCCATGCCGCCAACGACCACATGGTGCAGGCGCTGCGCGCTGCGGGGCACCACCCACGCTACCGCGTGGTCAACGGTGGCCACGATGCTCTGTGCTGGCGCCAGGGCCTGCTCGATGGCCTGTGCGCCTTGTGGGCCGATCTTTTGCCAGCGGCCTAG